The Panicum virgatum strain AP13 chromosome 5K, P.virgatum_v5, whole genome shotgun sequence genome has a window encoding:
- the LOC120709600 gene encoding carbamoyl-phosphate synthase large chain, chloroplastic-like, with amino-acid sequence MATSLSTPSQLRPSPSRAGRRGHLLGPYPRVSVARRAGALSARAGALSARAGAGAAPADAITVRRFPAAPSKAGRLEGVKKIMILGAGPIVIGQACEFDYSGTQACKALAEEGYEVVLINSNPATIMTDPGLAHRTYIEPMTTQVVERIIAAERPDALLPTMGGQTALNLAVSLAEEGALDRLGVRLIGASLPAIRAAEDRQLFKQAMDRIGLKTPPSGIGTTLEECLAIAEGIGEFPLIVRPAFTLGGTGGGIAYNRAEFEDICRAGLAASHTQQVLIEKSLLGWKEYELEVMRDMADNVVIICSIENIDPMGVHTGDSITVAPAQTLTDKEYQRLRDYSVAIIREIGVECGGSNVQFAVNPADGEVMIIEMNPRVSRSSALASKATGFPIAKMAAKLSVGYTLDQIPNDITKKTPASFEPSIDYVVTKIPRFAFEKFPGSEPILTTQMKSVGEAMALGRTFQESFQKAVRSLETGFAGWGCGPIKELDWDWEKIKYSLRVPNPDRIHAIYAAFKKGMRVEDIHEISFIDKWFLTELKELVDVEQFLVSRSLDQLSKDDLYQVKRRGFSDKQIAFATSSSESDVRSRRLALGVTPTYKRVDTCAAEFEANTPYMYSSYEYECESAPTNRKKVLILGGGPNRIGQGIEFDYCCCHASFALREAGFETIMMNSNPETVSTDYDTSDRLYFEPLTVEDVSNVLDLERPDGIIVQFGGQTPLKLALPIQQYIEENKMVSASGTGNVKIWGTSPDSIDAAEDRKRFNAILEELGIEQPKGGIARSESDALAIASEIGYPVVVRPSYVLGGRAMEIVYNDEKLIKYLATAVQVDPERPVLVDKYLIDAVEIDIDALADSAGNVVIGGIMEHIEQAGIHSGDSACSLPTRTVSAQCLEVIRSWTTKLAKRLNVCGLMNCQYAISTSGEVFLLEANPRASRTVPFVSKAIGHPLAKYASLVMSGVSLAELGFTQEVVPKHISVKEAVLPFEKFQGCDILLGPEMRSTGEVMGIDYEFSGAFAKAQIAAGQKLPSNGTVFLSLNDLTKRHLAEIGRGFRNLGFNIIATSGTAKVLQLEGIPVEPVLKIHEGRPNARDMLENDQIQVMVITSSGDALDSKDGLQLRRLALAYKIPIITTVDGARATMDAIKSLEKNKSVKILALQDYFQTADASPDLQAAPQTTP; translated from the exons atggccacctcGCTCTCCACCCCGTCCCAGCTCCGGCCTTCCCCCTCccgggccggccgccggggccACCTCCTCGGCCCCTACCCGCGCGTCTCGgtcgcgcgccgcgccggcgccctctccgcgcgcgccggcgccctctccgcgcgcgccggcgccggcgccgcccccgccgacgCCATCACCGTGCGGCGCTTCCCGGCCGCGCCGAGCAAGGCCGGGCGCCTGGAGGGCGTCAAGAAGATCATGATCCTCGGCGCGGGGCCCATCGTGATCGGGCAGGCGTGCGAGTTCGACTACTCGGGCACGCAGGCGTGCAAGGCGCTCGCCGAGGAAGGCTACGAGGTGGTGCTCATCAACTCCAACCCGGCCACCATCATGACCGACCCCGGCCTCGCCCACCGCACCTACATCGAGCCCATGACGACGCAGGTCGTCGAGCGCATCATCGCCGCCGAGCGCCCCGACGCGCTGCTCCCCACCATGGGGGGCCAGACCGCGCTCAACCTCGCCGTCTCGCTCGCCGAGGAAGGCGCGCTCGACCGCCTCGGCGTGCGCCTCATCGGGGCCTCCCTCCccgccatccgcgccgccgaGGACCGCCAGCTCTTCAAGCAGGCCATGGACCGCATCGGCCTCAAGACGCCGCCCTCCGGCATCGGCACCACGCTCGAGGAGTGCCTCGCCATCGCCGAGGGCATCGGGGAGTTCCCGCTCATCGTGCGCCCGGCCTTCACGCTCGGCGGCACGGGCGGGGGCATCGCCTACAACAGGGCCGAGTTCGAGGACATCTGCAGGGCGGGGCTCGCCGCGTCGCACACGCAGCAGGTGCTCATCGAGAAGTCCCTCCTCGGCTGGAAGGAGTACGAGCTGGAGGTCATGCGCGACATGGCCGACAATGTCGTCATCATCTGCTCCATCGAGAACATCGACCCCATGGGCGTGCACACGGGAGACTCCATCACGGTGGCACCTGCGCAGACGCTCACCGACAAGGAGTACCAGAGGCTCAGGGACTACTCTGTGGCCATCATAAGGGAGATTGGTGTGGAGTGTGGTGGCTCCAATGTGCAATTTGCCGTGAATCCTGCGGATGGGGAGGTGATGATCATCGAGATGAATCCAAGGGTGTCCAGGTCGTCGGCGCTTGCCTCAAAGGCCACAGGGTTTCCCATAGCCAAGATGGCTGCTAAGCTCTCAGTAGGTTACACTCTGGACCAGATTCCAAATGACATTACCAAGAAGACTCCTGCCAGCTTCGAGCCTTCCATTGATTATGTGGTCACCAAG ATACCACGATTTGCATTTGAGAAGTTCCCTGGCTCTGAGCCAATATTAACCACACAGATGAAGTCTGTTGGTGAGGCAATGGCACTGGGGCGTACCTTCCAAGAGTCTTTCCAGAAAGCTGTACGTTCACTGGAGACTGGCTTTGCAGGATGGGGTTGTGGACCTATCAAGGAACTTGACTGGGATTGGGAGAAGATAAAGTATAGCTTGCGGGTGCCTAACCCAGATCGTATCCATGCTATTTACGCAGCTTTCAAGAAAGGTATGAGGGTTGAAGATATCCATGAAATTAGCTTTATTGACAAATGGTTCCTTACAGAGCTCAAGGAGCTAGTGGATGTTGAGCAGTTCCTTGTATCAAGGAGCCTTGATCAGTTGTCAAAGGATGACTTATATCAGGTGAAGAGGAGGGGTTTTAGTGACAAGCAGATTGCATTTGCGACATCTTCATCAGAAAGTGATGTTAGATCTAGGCGTTTGGCATTAGGTGTCACTCCAACATATAAGCGTGTTGACACTTGTGCTGCTGAGTTTGAAGCAAACACCCCATACATGTACTCTTCCTATGAATATGAATGCGAGTCAGCTCCAACCAATAGAAAGAAGGTGCTGATATTGGGTGGTGGGCCTAATCGCATAGGCCAGGGCATCGAGTTTGATTACTGCTGTTGTCATGCTTCATTTGCACTCCGAGAG GCTGGATTCGAGACTATTATGATGAACTCCAATCCTGAGACTGTCTCAACCGACTACGACACCAGTGACCGTTTGTACTTTGAGCCATTGACAGTTGAGGATGTATCAAATGTCCTTGATTTGGAGCGCCCAGATGGTATAATTGTGCAATTTGGAGGGCAAACTCCTCTAAAGCTTGCACTTCCTATACAACAGTATATAGAGGAGAACAAAATGGTTTCTGCTTCAGGCACTGGGAATGTGAAGATATGGGGAACATCACCAGATTCAATTGATGCTGCTGAGGACCGAAAAAGATTTAATGCAATTCTTGAAGAGCTTGGGATTGAACAGCCAAAGGGAGGGATTGCAAGAAGTGAGTCTGATGCCTTGGCAATTGCCTCAGAAATAGGTTATCCTGTTGTGGTCCGTCCGTCATATGTTCTTGGTGGACGAGCAATGGAGATTGTGTACAACGATGAAAAACTGATCAAGTACCTTGCAACTGCAGTGCAAGTAGATCCAGAACGGCCTGTTTTGGTGGACAAGTATCTAATTGATGCAGTTGAAATTGATATTGATGCATTGGCTGACTCAGCTGGGAATGTTGTGATTGGTGGAATTATGGAGCACATTGAGCAAGCTGGTATTCATTCTGGTGACTCAGCATGTTCCTTGCCCACTAGAACAGTCTCAGCCCAGTGCCTAGAAGTTATCCGTTCATGGACCACAAAACTAGCAAAGCGTCTGAATGTCTGTGGACTGATGAACTGCCAGTATGCTATCTCTACTTCTGGCGAGGTGTTCCTGCTTGAGGCAAACCCAAGGGCTTCACGTACTGTCCCTTTTGTGTCAAAGGCAATTGGTCATCCTTTAGCTAAGTATGCATCATTGGTCATGTCTGGTGTGAGTTTGGCTGAACTTGGCTTCACTCAAGAAGTGGTTCCTAAGCACATATCTGTTAAGGAAGCTGTTCTTCCATTTGAGAAATTCCAAGGTTGTGACATTCTTCTCGGACCAGAGATGCGCAGCACTGGAGAGGTGATGGGTATTGACTACGAGTTCTCTGGTGCCTTTGCCAAGGCACAGATTGCTGCTGGACAGAAGCTCCCCTCAAATGGCACTGTGTTCCTTAGCCTGAACGACCTGACAAAACGGCACCTCGCTGAGATTGGACGTGGATTCCGGAACCTTGGCTTCAACATCATCGCCACATCTGGAACAGCCAAAGTGCTCCAGCTCGAGGGCATCCCGGTGGAGCCAGTTCTGAAAATACATGAGGGGCGACCCAACGCTAGAGATATGCTGGAGAATGATCAGATTCAGGTGATGGTGATAACAAGCTCTGGTGACGCGCTAGACTCAAAAGATGGCCTCCAACTCCGCAGGCTAGCCCTCGCCTACAAGATCCCAATAATCACAACTGTGGATGGGGCACGAGCAACCATGGATGCTATCAAGAGTCTGGAGAAGAACAAGTCGGTCAAGATCCTCGCCTTGCAAGATTACTTCCAGACTGCTGATGCATCGCCTGACTTGCAAGCAGCGCCACAAACCACTCCTTAG
- the LOC120709602 gene encoding IQ domain-containing protein IQM1-like, whose amino-acid sequence MSLRLLNTERNHLLSPRPHSPRRDGCSSPLRPSPSRKAMARGGLERSLSFKNWEAQVAAPQSQDPEPAGAAVTGGKNGGGGINGARPGTLALQPQQPSPRQAASPAAAQAMIEFISPRPRAELDQAATRLQKIYKGHRTRRSLADGAIIAEELWWKAYDSVYLNIKSISFFDGDKQETAASRWSRAGKRIAKVGKGLSKDDKAQKLALQHWLEAIDPRHRYGHSLHLYYDIWSASSSCEPFFYWLDIGAGRDLHHPKCPRTKLYSQLIMYLGPNERAAYEVIVEQGRLLYKQSGELVSTNEESKWIFVLSTSRSLYVGQKRKGKFQHSSFLSGAATTAAGRLVAKEGVLKAIWPYSGHYLPTEDNFREFIAFLEENSVDLANVKRCSVDDDEFPSFKKAAPEEAAGAPTADEAVESQPAVELPEVDIAKEAAAAGDEDAAAGPKVMASRPSFKWSTPTGARIGCLRDYPADVQSMALEQVNLSPRVAAASPGAEARLPLPAPIPSPRPSPRVRLSPRLQYMGLPTPTGARLLPVPSPAGRRPPRQEFTGFRTPAVALTLPKHKAK is encoded by the exons ATGAGTCTGCGGCTGCTCAACACAGAGCGCAACCACCTGCTCTCCCCGAGGCCGCACAGCCCGCGCCGGGATGGCTGCTCCTCGCCGCTGAGGCCGTCGCCCTCCCGCAaggccatggcgcgcggcggcctcgaGCGCTCGCTCAGCTTCAAGAACTGGGAGGCGCAGGTGGCCGCGCCTCAGAGTCAGGACCCGGAGCCGGCGGGTGCCGCCGTCACCGGCGGcaagaacggcggcggcggcatcaacGGCGCGCGCCCGGGGACCCTGGCGCTGCAGCCGCAGCAGCCGAGCCCCCGGCAGGCggcgtccccggcggcggcgcaggccatGATCGAGTTCATCTCCCCGCGGCCCCGCGCGGAGCTCGACCAGGCCGCCACCAGGCTGCAGAAGATCTACAAGGGCCACCGCACGCGCCGGAGCCTCGCCGACGGCGCCATCATCGCCGAGGAGCTCTGGTGGAAGGCCTACGACTCCGTCTACCTCAACATCAAGTCCATCTCCTTCTTCGACGGCGACAAGCAGGAGACCGCCGCGTCGCGCTGGTCCAGGGCCGGCAAGAGGATCGCCAAGGTCGGCAAGGGGCTCTCCAAGGACGACAAGGCGCAGAAGCTCGCCCTCCAGCACTGGCTCGAAGCG ATTGACCCGCGCCACCGCTACGGCCACAGCCTCCACCTCTACTACGACATCTGGTCCGCCAGTTCCAGCTGCGAGCCCTTCTTCTACTGGCTGGACATCGGCGCCGGGCGAGACCTGCATCACCCCAAGTGCCCAAGAACCAAGCTTTACTCGCAGCTCATCATGTACCTCGGGCCG AACGAGAGGGCGGCGTACGAAGTCATCGTGGAGCAAGGGCGGCTGCTGTACAAGCAGAGCGGCGAGCTGGTGAGCACGAACGAGGAGTCCAAGTGGATCTTCGTGCTGAGCACGAGCCGGTCGCTCTACGTCGGGCAGAAGAGGAAGGGCAAGTTCCAGCACTCGAGCTTCCtgtccggcgccgccaccacggccgccggcAGGCTGGTCGCCAAGGAGGGCGTCCTCAAGGCCATCTGGCCCTACAGCGGCCACTACCTCCCGACGGAGGACAACTTCCGGGAGTTCATCGCCTTCCTCGAGGAGAACAGCGTCGACCTCGCCAACGTCAAGCGCTGCtccgtcgacgacgacgagttCCCGTCGTTCAAGAAGGCGGCGCCGGAGGAAGCCGCCGGAGCGCCCACGGCCGATGAGGCCGTGGAGAGCCAACCGGCGGTCGAGCTGCCCGAGGTGGACATCgcgaaggaggcggcggccgccggcgacgaggacgccgccgcggggccgAAGGTGATGGCGAGCCGGCCGTCGTTCAAGTGGTCGACGCCGACGGGCGCGCGCATCGGCTGCCTCCGGGACTACCCGGCGGACGTCCAGAGCATGGCCCTGGAGCAGGTGAACCTGTCgccgcgggtggcggcggcgtccccgggCGCGGAGGCCaggctgccgctgccggcgccgatCCCGTCGCCGCGCCCCAGCCCGCGGGTCAGGCTGTCTCCGCGGCTGCAGTACATGGGGCTCCCGACCCCGACCGGGGCCAGGCTACTCCCGGTGCcgagcccggccggccggcggccgcccagGCAGGAGTTCACGGGGTTCCGGACGCCGGCCGTGGCGCTCACGCTGCCCAAGCACAAGGCCAAGTGA